One stretch of Castor canadensis chromosome 12, mCasCan1.hap1v2, whole genome shotgun sequence DNA includes these proteins:
- the Krtcap3 gene encoding keratinocyte-associated protein 3, translating into MRDCRLCSFDAARGPRRLMRVGLALILVGHVNLLVGAVLHGTVLRHVANPRGAVTPEYTTANVISVGSGLLSVSVGLVALLASRNLLHPLLHWALLALALVNLLLSAACSMGLLLAVCLTVANGGRRLIADCHPGLLDPSIPLDQGPGQTNCSFDPTRIYDTALALWIPSLLMSAAEAALSGYCCVAALTLRGVGPCRKEGFQEQLEELTELEPPICKRQENVKLLDQHQEFQASEKTWV; encoded by the exons ATGAGGGACTGCCGCCTCTGCTCCTTCG ACGCCGCGCGAGGGCCCCGGCGGCTGATGCGCGTGGGCCTGGCGCTGATCCTGGTGGGCCACGTGAACTTGCTGGTGGGAGCTGTGCTGCACGGTACAGTCCTGCGACACGTGGCCAATCCCCGCGGCGCCGTCACGCCGGAGTACACCACTGCCAATGTCATCTCCGTGGGCTCTGGGCTGCTG AGCGTTTCCGTGGGACTTGTGGCCCTGTTGGCATCCAGGAACCTTCTTCACCCACTACTG CACTGGGCCCTGCTGGCACTGGCTCTGGTGAATCTGCTCCTGTCTGCTGCCTGCTCCATGGGCCTCCTCCTTGCTGTGTGCCTCACTGTGGCCAACGGTGGCCGCCGTCTTATTGCTGACTGCCATCCAGGGCTGCTGGATCCTTCCATACCACTGGATCAGGGCCCTGGGCAAACCAACTGCTCCTTTGATCCCACAAGAATCTAT gatACAGCCTTGGCTCTCTGGATCCCTTCTCTGCTCATGTCTGCAGCAGAAGCTGCTCTGTCTGGTTACTGCTGTGTGGCCGCACTCACCTTACGTGGAGTTGGGCCCTGCAGGAAGGAAGGGTTTCAGGAACAg ctggaggAACTGACAGAGCTTGAACCTCCAATATGTAAAAGGCAGGAAAATGTGAAGCTACTGGATCAACATCAAGAATTTCAGGCCTCAGAGAAAACCTGGGTTTAG